A stretch of Ipomoea triloba cultivar NCNSP0323 chromosome 11, ASM357664v1 DNA encodes these proteins:
- the LOC115996424 gene encoding plastid division protein CDP1, chloroplastic isoform X1, with amino-acid sequence MAISHQTTSAFYFCYAGGDSGRAYCCNAVPFRFGYSVRRRRLVVVSRRRLLATDLRVGVAETTAADRNDAAASSSVVVPSIEIPVTCYQILGVSNKAEKDEIVKSVMHLKNADVEEGYTMDAVISRQNLLMDVRDKLLFEPEYAGNIKEKVPPRPFIRIPWAWLPGALCLLQEVGEEKLVLDIGQKALQHPDSKPYIHDLLLSMALAECAIAKLGFEKNNISQGFEALARAQCLLRSKVSLGKMTLLSQIEESLEELAPACTLELLGMPHRPENAERRLGAISALRELLRQGLDVESSCQVEDWPCFLSQAFSRLMASEIVELLQWDNLALTRKNKKSLESQNQRGVIDFNGFYVVLMAHIALGFSSKQTDLINRAKIICECLIASEGVNLKFEEAFCLFLLGQADEATAAERLRQLEQNSNVGSSEINPIKELANASSENKPLETWLKDAVLSLFPDTRDCSPSLANFFRGEKRTPLFKENKRVSQTSSHMNHRPIAPAISQDRRALGETVPCADSSRHLGQAVKQLAPPNLQGPMIVDKVNGPTNGTPSIQLKRNLGARRHEIQEILNGILGKIIVVACFGCILFVSFKIMNMASWRVGHRTRWRLSTPRVTSSTSWMADGSQNPRSRHAKRSSIARNLKKLLSNLRLSVIQHQEDTVLEGSCHADSLSSSMKAAYKMAMPAEEAESLVKKWQTIKAEALGPDHHVDALFDVLDESMLVQWQGLADAAKDKSCFWRFVLLQLSVLRADILTDETGKEIAEIEALLEEAAELVDESHPPTNPNYYSSYKISYLLKRQDDGTWRFCEGDIQTT; translated from the exons ATGGCGATTTCTCACCAAACCACCAGCGCATTCTACTTCTGCTACGCCGGCGGCGATTCCGGCAGAGCCTATTGCTGCAATGCCGTGCCCTTCAGATTCGGTTACTCCGTCAGGAGGAGACGTTTGGTGGTTGTGAGTCGCCGGAGGTTGTTAGCTACTGACCTCCGTGTCGGCGTTGCTGAAACCACTGCCGCCGACAGAAATGACGCTGCTGCTTCGTCCTCAGTGGTCGTTCCTTCCATCGAAATCCCCGTCACTTGCTATCAG ATTCTTGGTGTCTCTAATAAAGCGGAGAAGGATGAGATTGTTAAGTCGGTGATGCATCTCAAAAATGCTGATGTTGAAGAGGGATACACTATGGATGCTGTTATTTCTCGCCAG AATCTTTTGATGGATGTGAGAGATAAGCTTCTTTTTGAGCCCGAATATGCTGGGAATATAAAAGAAAAGGTCCCACCAAGGCCTTTTATTCGAATACCCTGGGCTTGGTTGCCCGGTGCTCTTTGTCTGCTTCAAGAG GTTGGAGAAGAGAAGCTTGTGCTGGATATTGGACAAAAAGCCCTACAACATCCAGACTCAAAGCCTTACATCCATGATTTGCTTTTATCCATGGCACTAGCTGAG TGTGCAATTGCAAAACTTGGATTTGAGAAGAACAATATTTCACAAGGTTTTGAAGCTCTTGCTCGTGCTCAGTGTCTTCTTAGGAGCAAAGTCTCTCTTGGGAAGATGACATTGTTGTCTCAG ATAGAGGAATCCTTGGAAGAACTTGCACCGGCATGCACTTTGGAATTACTGGGCATGCCTCACAGACCTGAAAATGCTGAACGAAGATTAGGAGCCATTTCTGCTTTGCGTGAATTACTTAGACAGGGCCTTGATGTAGAATCTTCATGCCAAGTTGAAGATTGGCCGTGCTTTTTAAGTCAAGCTTTCAGTAGGCTCATGGCTTCTGAGATAGTAGAACTCCTTCAGTGGGATAATTTGGCTCTCACAAGGAAGAACAAAAAATCACTTGAGTCGCAAAACCAAAGAGGTGTAATTGATTTTAATGGTTTCTATGTGGTTCTAATGGCTCATATCGCTCTTGGCTTTTCCAGCAAGCAAACAGATTTG ATTAACAGAGCAAAAATTATTTGTGAGTGTTTAATTGCATCAGAGGGTGTGAACTTAAAATTTGAGGAAGCCTTTTGCTTATTCCTTCTTGGGCAG GCTGATGAGGCAACTGCTGCTGAAAGGCTTCGACAACTTGAGCAGAACTCTAACGTGGGTTCAAGTGAAATAAATCCTATTAAGGAATTGGCTAATGCTTCAAGCGAAAACAAACCACTG GAAACATGGCTTAAGGATGCTGTGCTCAGTTTGTTTCCAGATACACGAGACTGTTCCCCATCTTTG GCAAACTTCTTTCGTGGTGAAAAGCGAACTCCTTTATTTAAGGAAAACAAAAGGGTTTCACAGACTTCATCTCATATGAACCACAGACCAATTGCGCCTGCCATTTCGCAAGATCGAAGAGCTTTAGGTGAAACTGTTCCATGTGCTGACAGCTCACGACATCTTGGGCAAGCTGTAAAACAGTTAGCTCCACCTAATTTACAAGGCCCGATGATAGTGGACAAGGTCAATGGTCCTACTAATGGCACACCATCTATACAGTTGAAAAGAAATTTGGGTGCACGTCGACATGAAATTCAGGAAATTTTAAATGGCATCCTTGGGAAAATAATTGTTGTTGCTTGTTTTGGATGCATCCTCTTTGTCTCCTTTAAGATAATGAATATGGCATCATGGAGGGTGGGACACAGAACTAGATGGAGGCTAAGCACACCAAGGGTGACAAGCTCTACTTCCTGGATGGCAGATGGTTCTCAAAATCCAAGATCCAGACATGCTAAAAGAAGCAGCATTGCCAGAAATTTGAAGAAGTTGCTTTCAAATCTAAGATTATCGGTCATACAGCACCAAGAAGATACAGTTCTGGAAGGTAGTTGTCATGCTGATAGTCTGTCATCTTCTATGAAAGCAGCATACAAGATGGCAATGCCTGCTGAAGAAGCTGAGAGCCTTGTTAAGAAATGGCAAACTATTAAAGCGGAGGCTCTTGGGCCTGATCATCATGTTGATGCCCTCTTTGATGTTCTTGATGAGTCGATGCTTGTTCAG TGGCAAGGTTTGGCTGATGCAGCGAAAGACAAATCATGCTTTTGGAGATTTGTTTTGCTGCAATTGTCAGTTCTGCGAGCGGACATTTTAACAGATGAGACTGGCAAGGAGATAGCAGAAATAGAGGCTCTCTTGGAAGAAGCAGCTGAACTTGTGGATGAATCACACCCCCCTACAAACCCCAACTACTACAG tTCTTACAAAATCTCTTACCTCCTAAAGAGGCAAGATGATGGTACTTGGAGGTTTTGCGAAGGTGATATTCAGACTACATAG
- the LOC115996424 gene encoding plastid division protein CDP1, chloroplastic isoform X2 gives MHLKNADVEEGYTMDAVISRQNLLMDVRDKLLFEPEYAGNIKEKVPPRPFIRIPWAWLPGALCLLQEVGEEKLVLDIGQKALQHPDSKPYIHDLLLSMALAECAIAKLGFEKNNISQGFEALARAQCLLRSKVSLGKMTLLSQIEESLEELAPACTLELLGMPHRPENAERRLGAISALRELLRQGLDVESSCQVEDWPCFLSQAFSRLMASEIVELLQWDNLALTRKNKKSLESQNQRGVIDFNGFYVVLMAHIALGFSSKQTDLINRAKIICECLIASEGVNLKFEEAFCLFLLGQADEATAAERLRQLEQNSNVGSSEINPIKELANASSENKPLETWLKDAVLSLFPDTRDCSPSLANFFRGEKRTPLFKENKRVSQTSSHMNHRPIAPAISQDRRALGETVPCADSSRHLGQAVKQLAPPNLQGPMIVDKVNGPTNGTPSIQLKRNLGARRHEIQEILNGILGKIIVVACFGCILFVSFKIMNMASWRVGHRTRWRLSTPRVTSSTSWMADGSQNPRSRHAKRSSIARNLKKLLSNLRLSVIQHQEDTVLEGSCHADSLSSSMKAAYKMAMPAEEAESLVKKWQTIKAEALGPDHHVDALFDVLDESMLVQWQGLADAAKDKSCFWRFVLLQLSVLRADILTDETGKEIAEIEALLEEAAELVDESHPPTNPNYYSSYKISYLLKRQDDGTWRFCEGDIQTT, from the exons ATGCATCTCAAAAATGCTGATGTTGAAGAGGGATACACTATGGATGCTGTTATTTCTCGCCAG AATCTTTTGATGGATGTGAGAGATAAGCTTCTTTTTGAGCCCGAATATGCTGGGAATATAAAAGAAAAGGTCCCACCAAGGCCTTTTATTCGAATACCCTGGGCTTGGTTGCCCGGTGCTCTTTGTCTGCTTCAAGAG GTTGGAGAAGAGAAGCTTGTGCTGGATATTGGACAAAAAGCCCTACAACATCCAGACTCAAAGCCTTACATCCATGATTTGCTTTTATCCATGGCACTAGCTGAG TGTGCAATTGCAAAACTTGGATTTGAGAAGAACAATATTTCACAAGGTTTTGAAGCTCTTGCTCGTGCTCAGTGTCTTCTTAGGAGCAAAGTCTCTCTTGGGAAGATGACATTGTTGTCTCAG ATAGAGGAATCCTTGGAAGAACTTGCACCGGCATGCACTTTGGAATTACTGGGCATGCCTCACAGACCTGAAAATGCTGAACGAAGATTAGGAGCCATTTCTGCTTTGCGTGAATTACTTAGACAGGGCCTTGATGTAGAATCTTCATGCCAAGTTGAAGATTGGCCGTGCTTTTTAAGTCAAGCTTTCAGTAGGCTCATGGCTTCTGAGATAGTAGAACTCCTTCAGTGGGATAATTTGGCTCTCACAAGGAAGAACAAAAAATCACTTGAGTCGCAAAACCAAAGAGGTGTAATTGATTTTAATGGTTTCTATGTGGTTCTAATGGCTCATATCGCTCTTGGCTTTTCCAGCAAGCAAACAGATTTG ATTAACAGAGCAAAAATTATTTGTGAGTGTTTAATTGCATCAGAGGGTGTGAACTTAAAATTTGAGGAAGCCTTTTGCTTATTCCTTCTTGGGCAG GCTGATGAGGCAACTGCTGCTGAAAGGCTTCGACAACTTGAGCAGAACTCTAACGTGGGTTCAAGTGAAATAAATCCTATTAAGGAATTGGCTAATGCTTCAAGCGAAAACAAACCACTG GAAACATGGCTTAAGGATGCTGTGCTCAGTTTGTTTCCAGATACACGAGACTGTTCCCCATCTTTG GCAAACTTCTTTCGTGGTGAAAAGCGAACTCCTTTATTTAAGGAAAACAAAAGGGTTTCACAGACTTCATCTCATATGAACCACAGACCAATTGCGCCTGCCATTTCGCAAGATCGAAGAGCTTTAGGTGAAACTGTTCCATGTGCTGACAGCTCACGACATCTTGGGCAAGCTGTAAAACAGTTAGCTCCACCTAATTTACAAGGCCCGATGATAGTGGACAAGGTCAATGGTCCTACTAATGGCACACCATCTATACAGTTGAAAAGAAATTTGGGTGCACGTCGACATGAAATTCAGGAAATTTTAAATGGCATCCTTGGGAAAATAATTGTTGTTGCTTGTTTTGGATGCATCCTCTTTGTCTCCTTTAAGATAATGAATATGGCATCATGGAGGGTGGGACACAGAACTAGATGGAGGCTAAGCACACCAAGGGTGACAAGCTCTACTTCCTGGATGGCAGATGGTTCTCAAAATCCAAGATCCAGACATGCTAAAAGAAGCAGCATTGCCAGAAATTTGAAGAAGTTGCTTTCAAATCTAAGATTATCGGTCATACAGCACCAAGAAGATACAGTTCTGGAAGGTAGTTGTCATGCTGATAGTCTGTCATCTTCTATGAAAGCAGCATACAAGATGGCAATGCCTGCTGAAGAAGCTGAGAGCCTTGTTAAGAAATGGCAAACTATTAAAGCGGAGGCTCTTGGGCCTGATCATCATGTTGATGCCCTCTTTGATGTTCTTGATGAGTCGATGCTTGTTCAG TGGCAAGGTTTGGCTGATGCAGCGAAAGACAAATCATGCTTTTGGAGATTTGTTTTGCTGCAATTGTCAGTTCTGCGAGCGGACATTTTAACAGATGAGACTGGCAAGGAGATAGCAGAAATAGAGGCTCTCTTGGAAGAAGCAGCTGAACTTGTGGATGAATCACACCCCCCTACAAACCCCAACTACTACAG tTCTTACAAAATCTCTTACCTCCTAAAGAGGCAAGATGATGGTACTTGGAGGTTTTGCGAAGGTGATATTCAGACTACATAG